GCTCACCGGGCCTGACGGGGCGGACCATTTTGACGACCGAGTCCACGCGCGGCAGGCCCAGTTGTTCCAGCCACTCGGTCAGACCGCTGTCGGCCGGGGTGTCGATACGCACGAACACGCCTTCGTTCAGCGCCAGCCAGTGGCTGATGAGCGCCTTGGCGCGGCTGGAATCTTCCGAGTCCGGCGCGACTACCGGACCGATCGCAAAGCCGCGCCCAAAACGGCGGAACAGGGCGAAGCCGATCAATTCGCCGTCGCGGTCGAGCGCGATGCCGTCGGCGGCGCCCAGCAGCGCGGGCAACACCTCGCCGCGGTCCAGGCCGCTCGCCCGCGACGCCAGTTCGACGAGCCGCGCGGTATCGCTCGACCCGAGCGGGCGCAAGCGCTCCCCGGGCGGCAAGGACACGAGCGGCGGCTGGAACGCCGCACCCTGATGCTGGTCGAGCGTGCCGATCGCGCGAAAACCGAGCTTC
Above is a genomic segment from Paraburkholderia aromaticivorans containing:
- a CDS encoding GNAT family N-acetyltransferase, producing MTDSITYRRFTLEDIAAAHALTVELKWPHRADDWRFVALLGVGFVAQDASGVIGTALCWKYGAEHASLGMVIVSPAHQGRGIGRTLMELLLEELDGRVTFLHATPAGQPLYEKLGFRAIGTLDQHQGAAFQPPLVSLPPGERLRPLGSSDTARLVELASRASGLDRGEVLPALLGAADGIALDRDGELIGFALFRRFGRGFAIGPVVAPDSEDSSRAKALISHWLALNEGVFVRIDTPADSGLTEWLEQLGLPRVDSVVKMVRPVRPGEPANGGQDTHYLQYGIINQAIC